From a single Parambassis ranga chromosome 2, fParRan2.1, whole genome shotgun sequence genomic region:
- the mcf2la gene encoding guanine nucleotide exchange factor DBS isoform X8 has product MKAVREEEENGQRDGMKGHTGTRERFVCISLKEMEIYYRYSQCCQQLHNDILQREDGPLCAAEIGSELQKQFAILPGGRGMNGSPIIIFPEFPAFQELEEEEVQNVLSYLTSVPSVAASGVGFILVIDRRLDRWAAVRATLLRIAGSFPGNLNLVLVLRPTTLFQRTLSDFLFKYNKDEFKMKVVMLSSVTELHAYIDPGQLTTELGGTQEYCHDSWISHRTAIEAFALMVKTTAQTLQAFGTELAETELPNDAEATTGLLHTHTLKKDKMKEDLQVALSQGGRLLECINEPLQMDPEYNMTADEVENLATVQRLLGQLNETETAFDDFWERHCTKLEQCLQLRHFEQHFREVCAQLDVMSERLSGFSEVSVSPAHAEHVLRELSAHEDKACDIMDLALSLASEGDRLIENSHYAEDSIRPKCSELRGVYEEIRTTLRSKKSLLLRALELHHALEKALQWCDDGIFLLASQPVDRCQSQDGAEAALQELEHYLDTAPLHTLTDRSAICCQYEAVLNAQLRDQVEKVFQKQSSVQEMFEKRRISLKKLAAKQTRPVQPVAPRPEVKSPHSSPNLERKERRYSADSALCKKAESPVHNGGMRHASLSEEEENLAVLRRHVMNELLETERAYVEELLCVLEGYAAEMDNPAMAHLIPSTLLSKKDILFGNMSEIYQFHKRTFLKELEAFTDCPELVGRCFLERMKDLQIYEAYCQNKPRSESLWRQCSDCAFFQECQKKLEHKLGLDSYLLKPVQRITKYQLLLKELLKYSKGCDGSDDLQEALSSILGILKAVNDSMHLIAITGYEGNLSDLGRLLMQGSFSVWTEHKKGHAKVKDLARFKPMQRHLFLHEKALLFCKRREENGEGYEKAPSYSFKHSLNMSAVGITENAKGDNKKFEIWCNSREEVFIVQAPTPEIKTAWVNEIRKVLTQQLKACRDASQQKSSDSPSPTTNNASISLSPFRSSGQKNQKKQEEKKAELSPAMDANTSSCSTPKYKDEPVTSPTTERSSVAKKRFTLQGFSNLKSPKGSALSPEHASKRHMVKSDPTPFGFKGWNKASLSVDASEENDGYSSGEDPINSDPEDEVGKKLAPGKYTVVADCEKAGPQELSVKSGDVVQLIREGEDGQWFVKNLRSCKEGWVAAANLLSLISESKSTQSLSSSDGSVSGNLSTSSSCSETYTSFSDIKP; this is encoded by the exons ATGAAGGcggtgagggaggaagaggagaatggACAGAGGGACGGGATGAAGGGGCACACGGGGACAAGGGAGAGGTTTGTCTGTATCTCGCTGAAGGAGATGGAGATATACTACAGATACAGCCAGTGCTGTCAGCAGCTGCACA atgaCATCCTGCAGAGGGAGGACGGTCCTCTGTGTGCGGCAGAAATCGGTTCTGAGCTCCAGAAGCAGTTTGCCATCCTGCCAG GGGGCCGTGGGATGAACGGAAGCCCCATCATCATCTTCCCAGAATTCCCAGCTTTtcaagagctggaggaggaggaggtccagAATGTCCTCAGCTACCTCACTAGTGTCCCCAG TGTTGCAGCATCAGGAGTGGGTTTCATCCTGGTCATCGACAGACGGCTGGACCGATGGGCTGCCGTCAGAGCCACCCTGCTCCGCATCGCA GGTTCATTTCCGGGGAACTTAAATTTGGTTCTGGTGCTCCGTCCCACTACTTTGTTCCAGCGGACTCTGTCAGACTTCCTCTTCAAGTACAACAAGGATGAGTTCAAAATGAAG GTGGTGATGCTGAGTTCGGTGACGGAGCTCCATGCATACATTGACCCTGGACAGCTGACCACAGAGCTAGGAGGCACGCAGGAGTACTGCCACGACAGCTGGATATCACACCGCACT GCCATCGAGGCATTCGCTCTCATGGTGAAGACCACAGCTCAGACCCTGCAGGCATTCGGCACTGAGCTTGCAGAGACGGAATTACCCAACGATGCCGAGGCTACCACCggcctgctgcacacacacaccctgaagaAGGATAAAATGAAG GAGGACCTGCAGGTAGCACTGTCTCAAGGAGGACGCCTGCTGGAGTGCATCAATGAGCCTCTGCAGATGGACCCTGAATACAACATGACAGCTGATGAAGTGGAAAACCTAGCTACAGTACAGAG GCTCCTGGGCCAGCtgaatgaaacagaaacagcatTTGATGACTTCTGGGAGCGCCACTGCACTAAGCTGGAGCAGTGCTTGCAGCTCCGCCATTTCGAACAGCACTTCCGTGAA GTGTGTGCACAGCTGGATGTGATGTCAGAGCGGCTGTCGGGTTTCTCTGAGGTCAGCGTAAGCCCTGCCCACGCTGAGCACGTCCTGCGAGAGCTGAGTGCTCATGAGGATAAAGCCTGT GACATAATGGACCTCGCTCTGTCCCTGGCCAGTGAAGGCGACCGGCTGATAGAAAATTCTCACTATGCTGAGGACTCCATCAGGCCAAAGTGCAGTGAGCTGAGAGGAGTGTATGAGGAGATCAGGACCACTCTGAGGAGCAAAAAGAGCCTCCTGCTCAGAGCTCTGGAGCTCCACCACGCTCTGGAGAAG GCATTGCAGTGGTGTGACGATGGCATCTTCCTGTTGGCGAGCCAGCCAGTGGACCGCTGTCAGTCTCAGGATGGAGccgaagctgctctgcaggaacTAGAGCACTACCTGGACACGGCACCgctgcacacactcactgaccGCAGCGCCATCTGCTGCCAGTACGAAGCGGTGCTCAACGCTCAGCTCAGG GACCAGGTAGAAAAAGTTTTTCAGAAGCAAAGCTCCGTCCAGGAGATGTTTGAGAAAAGACGCATCAGCCTGAAGAAGCTCGCCGCCAAGCAGACTCGACCAGTCCAGCCAGTTGCACCAAGACCCGAAGTCAAGTCTCCACATTCCTCCCCCA ATctagaaagaaaagagagacgATACTCTGCAGACAGTGCACTCTGCAAAAAG GCAGAGTCTCCTGTACATAATGGTGGCATGAGACATGCTTCTctctcagaagaagaagaaaacctgGCTGTGCTTCGACG TCACGTGATGAACGAGCTGCTGGAGACGGAGAGAGCATATGTGGAGGAGCTCCTGTGCGTCCTGGAG GGCTACGCAGCAGAGATGGACAATCCTGCCATGGCTCACCTCATCCCCAGCACCCTGCTCAGCAAGAAGGACATCCTGTTTGGCAACATGTCTGAAATTTACCAGTTTCATAAGAG GACGTTTCTGAAGGAACTGGAAGCGTTCACTGACTGCCCAGAACTCGTGGGCCGCTGCTTTTTAGAACGG ATGAAGGACCTGCAGATCTATGAAGCCTACTGCCAGAATAAACCTCGCTCTGAGAGCCTGTGGAGACAGTGCTCCGACTGTGCCTTCTTCCAG GAATGCCAGAAGAAGCTGGAACATAAACTTGGTTTGGACTCCTACCTCCTTAAACCTGTCCAGAGAATCACCAAGTACCAGCTACTGCTTAAAGAGTTGTTGAAGTACAGTAAGGGCTGTGACGGCTCTGATGACCTACAGGAAGCTCTCTCCTCTATCCTGGGGATCCTGAAAGCTGTTAATGACTCCATGCACCTCATTGCCATCACAGGATACGAG GGTAACCTGTCAGATCTGGGTCGCCTACTAATGCAGGGCTCCTTCAGCGTGTGGACGGAGCATAAGAAAGGCCACGCCAAGGTGAAGGACCTGGCCCGCTTTAAGCCCATGCAGAGACACCTGTTCCTGCACGAGAAGGCCCTCCTGTTCTgtaagaggagggaggagaacgGGGAGGGCTACGAGAAAGCTCCGTCATATAGCTTCAAGCACTCACTCAAT ATGAGTGCGGTGGGCATTACAGAGAACGCTAAAGGAGACAACAAGAAGTTTGAGATTTGGTGCAACTCCAGAGAAGAGGTTTTTATCGTCCAG GCTCCAACACCTGAGATTAAAACTGCCTGGGTGAACGAGATCCGCAAAGTTCTGACGCAGCAGCTGAAAGCCTGCAGAG ATGCCAGCCAGCAGAAGAGCTCAGACTCGCCTAGTCCCACCACTAACAATGCCTCCATCTCCCTCAG CCCGTTCCGCAGCAGCGGTCAGAAGAACCAGAAGAagcaagaggagaagaaggcgGAGCTGAGTCCGGCCATGGATGCCAACACCTCCTCCTGTTCCACACCTAAATACAAAG ATGAACCAGTGACCAGTCCGACCACTGAAAGGTCCTCAGTGGCTAAAAAGCGTTTTACTTTGCAGGGCTTCAGCAATCTGAAGAGTCCAAAAG GCTCAGCTCTGAGCCCTGAGCACGCCTCCAAACGCCACATGGTCAAGAGTGACCCCACACCGTTTGGGTTcaaag GCTGGAACAAGGCATCTCTCTCAGTGGACGCCTCAGAAGAGAACGATGGCTACTCCAGCGGTGAGGACCCCATAAACTCTGACCCCGAGGATGAAGTGGGAAAAAAGCTG GCTCCGGGGAAATACACTGTGGTAGCAGACTGCGAGAAGGCAGGACCTCAGGAGCTGTCTGTCAAGAGCGGAGATGTGGTCCAGCTAATcagggagggagaggatggGCAATG GTTTGTGAAAAACCTGCGCAGCTGTAAGGAGGGCTGGGTGGCAGCAGCAAACCTCCTCAGCCTCATCTCAGAGTCCAAGTCAACCCAGTCACTCAGCAGCTCGG ATGGCAGCGTCTCTGGGAACCTCAGTacttcctccagctgcagcgagACTTACACCAGCTTCTCTGACATCAAACCCTGA